Within Vannielia litorea, the genomic segment TGAAGAGCCTCTTCGATTTTCGCTACGAGGATTTCGTGATCGAGGGCTATGACCCTGCGCCCGCGATCAAGGCACCGGTGGCCGTGTAATGCTCAGCCTGGTGGTGGCGCGGGACCGGAACGGCGCGATCGGCAAGGAGGGCGACATCCCCTGGCGGGCGCCGGAAGACCTGAAGTTCTTCAAGCGCGAGACGCTGGGGGGCGCGGTGATCATGGGTCGGAAGACCTGGGAGAGCCTGCCCTTCCGGCCCTTGCCCGACCGGCTGAACCTGGTGGTCACCTCGCGCACCGACCTCGGTGTGCACAGCTTTCACAAGCCGCAGACCGCGCTGGATTTTGCCCATGAGGCCGGGCACAGGCGGGTCTATGGCATTGGCGGTGAAGGGATATTCAAGGCCTTCATGCCCTTGGCCGACCGGCTGCTGATCACCGAGGTGGGCCTCGAGGTGGCGGGGGCGGATGCCTTCATGCCGGCCTTCGACGAGGCCGAGTGGCGGCTGGCGGGGGAGCATGTGCTGCGCGAGGACGCCCCGCGCTGCGTGCTGCGGGAGTGGCTGCGGCGTTAGGACCATGGTGGGGGCGGTGGGCAGATTGCCCACCCTACGGCGGGGCGCTAGGCTCGGCGCCATGAAACGGGTGGTTCTCGCAGCACTGATGATGCTTGGCGCGGTGGCGGCGCGGGCAGAGGCCGTGACGGTGTTTGCCGCGGCCTCGCTGAAAGGCGCGCTCGACGAGGTGGCAGCGGCATGGAACGGCGAGGTGCAGATCTCCTACGCGGGGTCCTCGGCGCTGGCCCGACAGATCGCGGCAGGGGCACCGGCGGACCTGTTTCTCTCGGCCAACCCGGAGTGGGTGGACTGGCTCGAGGCCGATGGCGTGGCGCTCAAGCGGGTGGATCTGCTGAGCAATGCGCTGGTGCTGGTGGCCGGGGCCGATGATCCGCGCGCGGGTCTGGACCAGTTGAAGGGACAGGACCGGGTGGCGATGGCGTTGGTGGACGCGGTGCCGGCAGGGATTTACGGCAAGGCGGCGCTGGAGAGCCTGGGGCTCTGGGAGGCCGTCGCGCCGCGCGTGGTGCAGGCCGACAACGTGCGCGCGGCGCTGGCGCTGGTGGCACTGGGCGAGGCGCCGCTGGGAATTGTCTATGCGACCGACGCGCGGGCCGAGCCCGGCGTGCGGGTGGTGGCGGAGTTTCCGCCCATGAGCCATCCGCCGATCCTCTACCCGGTGGCGGCGCTGACCGAGGCGGGTGCACCGCTGATGGGCTTTCTGCAATCGGCCGAGGCGGCGGAGATCTTCACCCGCCACGGGTTCGGGGTGATCGCGGAGTGAGCTGGCTCGGGCCCCAGGAATGGGCAGCGGTGGCGCTCTCGCTGAAGGTGGCCTTCTGGGCCACGCTCTTTGCCCTGCCGCCGGGTGTTTGCGTGGCCGTGGCGCTGGCGCGCTGGCGGTTTCCGGGGCGCGAGATCGTGAACGGGCTGGTGCATCTGCCGCTCGTGCTGCCGCCGGTGGTGACGGGCTACCTGCTGCTGCTGACCTTCGGAACGCGGGGCTGGCTGGGGGGCGCGCTGGCGGAGGTGGGCGTGGTCTTTGCCTTTCGCTGGACCGGGGCGGCGCTGGCGGCGGGGATCATGGGATTTCCGCTTCTGGTGCGGGCGATCCGGCTCTCGGTCGAGGCGGTGGACCCGAAGCTGGAGCAGGCGGCGGCGACGCTGGGGGCCTCGCGCGCCTGGGTTTTCATCACCGTGACGCTGCCGCTGATCCTGCCCGGCGTGATCGCGGGCGCGGTGCTGGCCTTCGCCAAGGCGATGGGCGAGTTCGGGGCGACGATCACCTTCGTTTCCAACATTCCGGGCGAGACCCAGACCCTGCCGCTGGCGGTGCACAACTTCCTGCAGGTGCCGGGGGCAGAGGCTGCGGCCTGGCGGCTGGTCGTAGTGTCGCTGGTGGTGTCGATGGGGGCCTTGCTGCTGAGTGAATGGCTGGCGCGCAGGGTGGCCGCGCGGGTGGCGGGGCGATGACGCTGGAGGTGGCGATCACGATGCGGCAGGGGGCCTTTGCGCTGGACGTGGCCTTCGAGGCACCGGCAGGCATCACCGTGCTCTTTGGGCGGTCGGGGGCCGGAAAGACGAGCATCGTCAACGCCGTGGCCGGGCTGGCGCGGCCCGAGGCGGGGCGGATCGCGGTGGATGGGTCGGTGCTTTACGACAGCGCCGCCGGGGTGAACCTGCCGCCCCACAAGCGCCGCATGGGCTGCATCTTTCAGGATGCGCGGCTGTTTCCGCATCTGACGGTGGCGCAGAACCTGGCCTTTGGGCGGTGGTTCTCGAAGACAGGGCCGGAGCAGGCGCGGGTGGTGGAGATGCTGGGGATCGGGCCGCTGATGGGCCGTCGCCCCGGTGCCCTTTCGGGGGGCGAGCGGCAGCGCGTGGCGATCGGCCGGGCGCTGATGGCCGGGCCGCGGATGCTGCTGGCCGACGAACCGCTTGCGGCGCTCGACGAGGCACGCAAGGCGGAGATCCTGCCCTATTTCGAGCGGCTTCGTGACGAGATGGGTGTGCCGGTGCTCTATGTGTCGCATGCGCCCGCCGAGGTGGCGCGGCTGGCGACCACGGTGGTGGCGCTCGACGGCGGAGGGGTGCTGCGGCAGGGCCCGGCGGCGGAGGTGCTGGGCGATCCGCAGGTGATGCCGCTCGGGCCAAGGGCGGCGGGGAGCGTGCTGGAGGCGCGGGTGGTGGCGCATCACGCGGACGGGCTCAGCGAGTTGGACGCGGGCGGGCTGCGGCTGCACTTGCCGGCCGTCCGCCATGCGGAGGGCGCGGCATTGCGGGTGCATGTGCAGGCGGCGGACGTTATGCTGGCGATCCGGCCACCGGAGGGGATTTCGGCGCTCAATGTCTGGCCGGCGGCGGTGCGCGAGCTGCGCATGGGCAGCGGCCCCGGCGCGATCGTCCGGCTCGATGCGGGCGGCCAGGCGCTGCTTGCGCGGATCACCCGGCGCTCGGTGGAGGCGCTGGAGCTGGCGCCGGGGCGCGAGGTTTACGCGGTGCTGAAGGCCGTGTCGGTGGCACCGGAGAGCGTGGCCTGAGGCGCAATGGGCGCCTCGTCAACGCACTGTTTCCAATCTGGAAATTGAATTGAGGCGGAAAGGCGGTAACACTGTGACGATATTGGGTCTTTCCGGCCCGATGAGGGCTGGG encodes:
- a CDS encoding dihydrofolate reductase, whose protein sequence is MLSLVVARDRNGAIGKEGDIPWRAPEDLKFFKRETLGGAVIMGRKTWESLPFRPLPDRLNLVVTSRTDLGVHSFHKPQTALDFAHEAGHRRVYGIGGEGIFKAFMPLADRLLITEVGLEVAGADAFMPAFDEAEWRLAGEHVLREDAPRCVLREWLRR
- the modA gene encoding molybdate ABC transporter substrate-binding protein, translating into MKRVVLAALMMLGAVAARAEAVTVFAAASLKGALDEVAAAWNGEVQISYAGSSALARQIAAGAPADLFLSANPEWVDWLEADGVALKRVDLLSNALVLVAGADDPRAGLDQLKGQDRVAMALVDAVPAGIYGKAALESLGLWEAVAPRVVQADNVRAALALVALGEAPLGIVYATDARAEPGVRVVAEFPPMSHPPILYPVAALTEAGAPLMGFLQSAEAAEIFTRHGFGVIAE
- the modB gene encoding molybdate ABC transporter permease subunit; its protein translation is MSWLGPQEWAAVALSLKVAFWATLFALPPGVCVAVALARWRFPGREIVNGLVHLPLVLPPVVTGYLLLLTFGTRGWLGGALAEVGVVFAFRWTGAALAAGIMGFPLLVRAIRLSVEAVDPKLEQAAATLGASRAWVFITVTLPLILPGVIAGAVLAFAKAMGEFGATITFVSNIPGETQTLPLAVHNFLQVPGAEAAAWRLVVVSLVVSMGALLLSEWLARRVAARVAGR
- the modC gene encoding molybdenum ABC transporter ATP-binding protein, which produces MTLEVAITMRQGAFALDVAFEAPAGITVLFGRSGAGKTSIVNAVAGLARPEAGRIAVDGSVLYDSAAGVNLPPHKRRMGCIFQDARLFPHLTVAQNLAFGRWFSKTGPEQARVVEMLGIGPLMGRRPGALSGGERQRVAIGRALMAGPRMLLADEPLAALDEARKAEILPYFERLRDEMGVPVLYVSHAPAEVARLATTVVALDGGGVLRQGPAAEVLGDPQVMPLGPRAAGSVLEARVVAHHADGLSELDAGGLRLHLPAVRHAEGAALRVHVQAADVMLAIRPPEGISALNVWPAAVRELRMGSGPGAIVRLDAGGQALLARITRRSVEALELAPGREVYAVLKAVSVAPESVA